In Bacillota bacterium, one genomic interval encodes:
- a CDS encoding glycosyltransferase, translating to MRCVVIIPAYNEEKTIAEVVVAAAACPLVAEVVVVSDGSRDNTAVIAATAGATVVDLTTNRGKGGAMQAGVTEVPGDVYLFLDGDLLGLTPLHVAALLQPIVEGEYEATLGIFGNGRLATDLAQKIAPFLSGQRAITARLLAQIPDFSATGWGVEVLLTQHLQTAKIPVAHVPLVDVTHVMKEEKRGLMSGALSRLRMYWHILKALGRARRPNCDR from the coding sequence ATGCGTTGTGTGGTCATAATACCCGCATATAATGAAGAGAAGACAATTGCCGAGGTAGTGGTGGCCGCGGCTGCCTGCCCGCTGGTGGCCGAGGTAGTGGTCGTTAGCGATGGCTCTAGGGATAACACCGCGGTGATTGCTGCGACTGCCGGCGCTACAGTTGTTGATCTGACCACAAATCGAGGCAAAGGCGGTGCCATGCAGGCGGGGGTAACGGAAGTGCCGGGGGATGTGTATCTATTCCTTGATGGCGATCTACTTGGTCTGACACCGCTTCATGTGGCCGCCCTTCTGCAGCCCATAGTAGAAGGGGAGTACGAGGCCACGCTTGGGATTTTTGGCAACGGGAGACTGGCCACGGACTTAGCCCAGAAGATTGCCCCCTTTTTATCAGGCCAGCGTGCTATTACAGCGCGCCTTCTCGCTCAAATACCTGACTTCTCTGCTACGGGATGGGGAGTCGAGGTGCTGCTAACACAACACTTGCAGACTGCCAAAATCCCCGTGGCCCATGTCCCTCTGGTTGATGTGACCCATGTGATGAAAGAAGAAAAGCGCGGCTTGATGTCGGGGGCACTCTCTCGCCTGCGTATGTACTGGCATATTCTCAAGGCATTAGGTAGAGCAAGGAGGCCTAATTGTGATAGATAA
- a CDS encoding MgtC/SapB family protein, with protein sequence MVIDNVELIARLGVSCILGGLIGLEREGLNRPAGFRTHVLVALGSTLIMLISIYGFRNVSGPHDPARLAAQVVSGIGFLGAGTIMKEGLSIKGLTTAASLWVVAAIGLASGAGFYVGAVATTIFVYVTLVFFTRLERYYLHRDHYVRLTVVMLDTAGQLGKIGTVLGRREISMRNICTSHVGVEGEQVIVQLEIKLPHGVTLLHVLSDLKEVAGVVRVTES encoded by the coding sequence ATTGTGATAGATAATGTCGAGCTAATTGCTCGCCTTGGTGTATCGTGCATATTGGGCGGCTTGATTGGGCTTGAGCGTGAGGGGCTTAACCGCCCCGCTGGTTTTCGCACGCATGTCTTGGTGGCTCTAGGCTCTACTTTGATTATGTTGATTTCTATTTATGGGTTTCGCAATGTGTCAGGGCCCCATGACCCCGCACGTCTGGCGGCCCAAGTGGTAAGCGGCATTGGGTTTCTCGGTGCTGGCACCATCATGAAGGAAGGCCTTAGTATCAAGGGCCTGACCACGGCCGCGTCCCTGTGGGTGGTGGCAGCCATTGGGCTGGCCTCGGGTGCCGGCTTTTACGTGGGTGCGGTAGCGACAACCATCTTTGTCTATGTTACTTTGGTGTTTTTTACACGTCTCGAGAGATACTACTTACATCGCGATCACTATGTGCGCTTAACTGTGGTGATGCTAGATACAGCAGGGCAGCTCGGAAAAATCGGCACCGTCCTAGGTAGGCGTGAGATAAGCATGCGCAATATCTGTACTAGTCATGTGGGTGTGGAAGGGGAACAAGTTATTGTTCAGTTAGAAATTAAACTGCCTCATGGGGTGACCCTGCTGCATGTGCTGTCCGATCTTAAAGAGGTGGCGGGGGTAGTGCGTGTCACCGAGTCTTGA
- a CDS encoding ribosome maturation factor RimP — MQQAALPLYELFLPVVDSLGLSLVDVEWLPARGGARLAVLIARRHGSVSTADCEEVARALLLALEASPLLAPNCALEVSSPGLDRVLKRPHEFEVFAGRLIDISLSVPFCGKAEFQGTLQGREGDNVLLELPSGESLALPEQHIRKAKLVFKMK; from the coding sequence TTGCAGCAAGCAGCTCTGCCTCTCTATGAATTATTCTTGCCCGTGGTGGATTCTCTAGGGCTCTCGTTAGTCGATGTGGAATGGCTCCCCGCTAGGGGTGGGGCGAGACTCGCGGTGCTTATTGCTCGTAGGCATGGTTCAGTTAGCACTGCGGATTGCGAGGAAGTAGCTCGCGCCCTTCTGCTCGCCCTGGAGGCCTCGCCTTTACTTGCGCCGAATTGTGCTCTCGAAGTATCCTCTCCGGGCTTAGACCGGGTGCTTAAGCGACCACATGAATTTGAGGTGTTTGCAGGTCGCCTTATTGATATCAGTCTCTCTGTGCCATTCTGTGGAAAAGCAGAATTTCAGGGCACTCTACAGGGCAGGGAGGGCGACAATGTGCTGCTAGAACTGCCGTCCGGCGAGTCACTGGCCTTGCCCGAGCAGCATATTAGAAAAGCCAAGTTAGTTTTTAAAATGAAATGA